Genomic window (Daucus carota subsp. sativus chromosome 5, DH1 v3.0, whole genome shotgun sequence):
GAGTTGAAGCAACACCGATGCTAAAATTATCAACCGGTAATCATGAAGCCATTTCCACATTTCTTCTATTATTATATAGTGACATTCTTATTTTTTCATGCACATATAATACAGAAAGGTATTAGAgctcttcttctttggcttCGGATTCAGGTTCTAGTTCTGGTATCTTCACGGCTAACTTGTTGTCAACCCAGCCACGGTATCCACCTCCCATGTTGTACACTTGCTTGAATTCCTGCAATTTTGATTCAAACTTATATATATGGTTCTTCAAGACCCGAAACTAATGCAGGCACCCCTAAAACtaaatcaaaccaaacatattCAGTATGTCCCACGTAGAGACTCGATACAACAGAGACGCCTTGTTACCTCTCCAACATGTAGAAACTATCTCTTCATAAAATAGCCcacattttgaattattttttttttgtctagtTTCAAAATATAGTTGAAATGCTttcatttttagaaaaaaatagaaaattttcaAGCTGAAAAAATGAAGAAGAGAAGAACTAAAAGCGGAAGACAATGAGAAGAATGATAATAATCTGTTCGGATAAACAGCTATATGCATTTAGATTAAGCTGTTACCCATGAAATCCCAAGTAAATAGATGAATCGACAGAGTAAACGCGGAAGTAATCATAAACTTACAGATTTAAGAAGATCAATGCTTGCATAAACAGATCTTATGCCACTTTGACACCCCTGCATATTACTTGTTAAATTCTACTCTTAATAATTAtctgcaaaaagaaaatgaaaattccTTAACTATCATATTAGTTTTAACATACCACTATAAGAATATCATCCCTTTTGAATGTCGATAAAACTTGTTCCACAAAATTGGGATTCTTCACCCTGCCTGTGGCAAAAATTGCAGGAATTTGTAAAGAATCATATAAGTACTTCAAATGCAATGCCAAGGTTGGCTTATAACTAAATTGAATCGACACTCGCCTTTGGGGGTTTCAAACATAAAAGGAATGTTAACGATATTCTTTACGTCCACGTGGCCATTCTTGAATTCTTCCTCAGTTCTAAGCAGAACAAAACAATTTATAAGCATTAAAAATTTCTAATGATTGAAAAATTTAAAGTAGAAGAAAAGAATGTGTAGAAAAGGTGAAGGCCTCTCGTTAATTAGCTTGCCTGACATCAAGATACCGATGATTGCTAGAATTCATGAGGTCTTTAGTTGCATGGACATCGATGGTGACAACTTGGACTTCTGAGTATGAACTAGAGGATAGAAGCAAAATTACAACAAAACTACTTAAGAAAACACCCAtagctaaaataattttgttgcgGTGGCAATTCACATATCAATACAAGTCTGCAGTCTGCAGTATTGATATACCTGGGGCGGGAGTCAATGTTTGCAGCGGGGAGCT
Coding sequences:
- the LOC108221942 gene encoding thiosulfate sulfurtransferase 18 isoform X2 — protein: MPEIQLPAANIDSRPSSYSEVQVVTIDVHATKDLMNSSNHRYLDVRTEEEFKNGHVDVKNIVNIPFMFETPKGEVKNPNFVEQVLSTFKRDDILIVGCQSGIRSVYASIDLLKSEFKQVYNMGGGYRGWVDNKLAVKIPELEPESEAKEEEL
- the LOC108221942 gene encoding thiosulfate sulfurtransferase 18 isoform X1; this translates as MPEIQLPAANIDSRPSSYSEVQVVTIDVHATKDLMNSSNHRYLDVRTEEEFKNGHVDVKNIVNIPFMFETPKGRVKNPNFVEQVLSTFKRDDILIVGCQSGIRSVYASIDLLKSEFKQVYNMGGGYRGWVDNKLAVKIPELEPESEAKEEEL